The genomic DNA AGTGATAGACGAACAGATTCAGGGGGACAGTGTGATGTCGGAGGGGAATTCGCCCAGCGGAGCCGGAGCGGAAACGCAGCCCGGCGTCCAGCAATAATTAACAGGAGATGACGCTATGATGAGATCATTGTATTCCGCGGTTTCCGGTTTACAGAACCACCAGATGAAGATGGACGTATTGGGTAATAACGTTGCTAACGTCAATACCGTTGGTTTCAAAACCGGGCGCGTGACCTTCCAGGATATCCTGTCGCAGACGATTACCGGGGCGGCGAAACCCACCGACGACCGCGGGGGTCTGAACCCCAAGCAGATCGGGCTGGGTATGAGCATCGCAAGTATCGATACGTTGATGCGCCAGGGAAGCGTGCAGACCACCGGTAAAAACACCGACCTCGCCATTCAGGGCGAAGGTTTCTTTGTGATGAAAAAGGGCGACCTGACCTTCTACACCCGCGCGGGTAACTTCCTGCTCGATAAGGACGGGGAACTCGTCAATCCGAACGGATTAAAGGTGCAGGGGTGGAAGTCGCAGGAACTCGAAAACGGCGAAGTATTTACCAATACCAACGGGCCGTTGCAGGACGTGATTATCCCGATACAGGGGAAACTCGAAGCAAAGGAGACCCTTTTAGTTAAATTCAGATCCAACCTGAACGCGAATATACCGGTGCTCGGGCAGAACCCCACTCAGGACGAGCTCCTGACCCAGACATGGGACGCCCCGATCAATATCTACGACCGTTACGGCAACTCCAGCCAGATGGTGGTCACGTTCCATAAGACCGATCTCAACCAGTGGCAAGCCGCCGTTAAGATAGCCGGCGTCGCCGATCAGGATGTCAAAGTGAGTATCGGAGCCCCCAAGATCGATACCAATAATACATTCAATGTCCAGTTCAATACCGACGGCACGATCCAGTCCGCGGCCGAAGCGGCCGGAGCCACCCCGCAGATAGACGCGGAAGGCGACCTGGTGGTAACAGTCACCTATAATATGCCCGACGGCACCCAGCATACCTACGATATGCTTCTCGGTACGTCCGGGCAGGTAGCCGATTCGATCACCCAGTTCGCGGCGCAGAGTTCCACCAAGGCGTACTACCAGAACGGTAACACGATGGGTTACCTCAGCGCGTTCAAGATCGACGACTCCGGGACGATCACCGGCGTGTACGATAACGGCGTCAATAAAGAGCTCGGCAAGATCGCCCTCGCGACATTCGTCAACCCGATGGGCCTCGAAAAAGCCGGGAACAGTATGTTCGTCGAGACGAATAACTCCGGGTATGCCAACGTCGGGCAGGCGGGGACTATGGATCGCGGTATTATGACCGCGGGCGCGCTCGAAATGAGCAACGTCGACCTGTCGGAAACATTCGTGGATATGATAGTGACCGAACGCGGATTCCAGGCGAACTCGCGTGTGGTGACGACGAGCGACGATATGCTCAGAGAGATACTGAGTTTAAAGAGATAATAGTTTAAGATAGGAATGTCATGCTTCGACACCCCGCGATGAGCGCGGGGCCTGTCTACCTTCTGCCGAAGGTAGAAGGCAGGCAAGCGCTCATGCTTCGACAAGCTCAGCATGACATTTCTATATGCAGGACATGACTTGTTTAATAATGAAGGAGCGTTGAATGATCGACCTGACCCGGCTGAACGATACCACTATCTCGATCAACCCGTTTATGATAGAAATGATGGAGCAGACGCCCGATACGGTGATTCAGTTCAACTCCGGGCACAAGATAGTAGTTAAGGAAAAGGTCGGGCAGATCCAGAAAACAGTCCAGAAATACTTTTCGCGATTGATCGCGGAAGGTATAAAAAACGCCAAGAAGGAATAGGATATGGAAAAAGGGACAGTATTCGGTTCAATCGGGGGTATGATACTCCTCATCGCTGGAATGTGGATCGGTTCGGGCGACCTCAGCATCTACGGAGACATCTCATCCGTATTTATCACATTCGGCGGTTCTATCGGGGCTCTGCTAGTCAGTACGCCGTGGAAACATCTCGGAAATATGCTGAAACTGATGAGAATGGCCTACAAAGAGAAATCCGTAGACCCGTCGGCGACCATCGAGACTCTGGTCACGTTCGCGGAAAAAGCCCGTAAAGAAGGCGTACTATCCCTCGAAGAAGACGTAGAGGAAATCCCGGATATCTTCCTTCGCCGCGCCATTCAGCTTGTGGTAGACGGTACCGACCCGGAAATCGATAAACGAATCATGTATAATGAAATAGACCAGATGGAAGGGAGACACGCCGAGGGAAAGAAAATCTTCGACGACTGGGGATATATGATGCCGTCGTTCGGTATGATCGGGACACTGATCGGTCTGATCGCCATGCTTCGTAACCTCGACGATAAAGCATCCATCGGTAAAAACATGGGTATCGCCCTCATCACCACATTATACGGAGCCGTCGGCGCGAACCTGTTCTCTATCCCGATCGCCAATAAACTTTCGTATTTCAACGGGATGGATGTGCTGATGAAGGAAATCATTGTCGAGGGAGTTCTTTCGATACAGGCCGGCGACAACCCGGCAATCCTGCGCGAAAAACTCAACTCATTCATGGCAGTCTCGATGAGAACACAGCAAGCCAAGGATTAAAATATGACCGATGAAGGAAGGGCTAAAAAATGTCCCGCGCCGGCGAATAGTACTCCGGCATGGATGACCACATTCGGGGATATGAATAGCCTCCTTTTAACATTTTTTATCGCGATGCTCACGACCGCGGAGATTGACGGCCGCGAGCTCCGGCTGATTCTGTCGGCGTTCGAGGGTACGTTCGGGATGATGGACGGAGGTATGACTCTCTCGCAGGGCGACCTCGCGGAGATGGGCCAGAATATTGAAAACCTCCCGTCGCCCGATGTGGGGAGTCAGCTCTCCAAGGCGATCAAGCAAATCGCCGAAATACTGGAGCCGGAGCTCAAATCGAAAAAAGTCCGCCTTGAGAAAGTGGTGAACGGGTATAAAATCACGCTGGTCGGCGATATTTATTTCAAACCGGGCAGCGCCGAGATTGATTATAAAGAAGGGGAAAAGATACTGATGCAGTTGGGCGCGGCGCTGACAAAAATCCCCCCGACCGGCTTCAATATCGAAGTGGTCGGGCATACGGACAATAAAGCGGTATCCCCCGACGCATCCATACCCTCGTTATACGCCAGCGCATGGGAGCTTTCCACTGCCCGCGCGTGCACGGTGGTGAAGATATTCCAGGCCGCCGGTGTGAACCCCTCATTGGTTACCGCGCTGGGCCGCGGCGAGCAAGACCCGCTGATGCCCAACGATACGCCGGAAGGCCGCGCGTATAACCGCAGGGTCGATATCTATATAACGGAAGAGTAAGAGGAATAGATGGCTGACAGGGAAAAAAAATGTCCGGCTCCGGCTAATAGTACGCCGGCATGGATGACCACCTTCGGAGACATGAACAGTCTCCTTCTGACATTCTTTATCGCGATGCTGACGTCCGCGGAAATAGAAGGCCGCGAACTCAGGCTGATTCTCTCCGCGTTCGAAGGGCAGATAGGATTCCTCGAGGGCGGTTCGACTCTCGCGCCGGGGTCTATTCCCGATATGGGCTTCTCCATCGAATCCCTGCCGTCCCGCGATAAGGCGGACAAACTTGCTAAAGCCGTAAAAGAAATCAATATGCTCCTGAAACCCGAGCTCAAGGATAAAAAAGTCACCATCGAGGAAACCCAGAAGGGTCTAAAACTCTCCATCTCAAGTGACGTCCTGTTCGCGCCGGGAAGCGCGGCTATCGATTACGACGAAGGCCGCGAAATCCTGCGGAAAATCGCCGAAATGATCAAGGAAATCACCGAAAAGGACTTCAGCATCGAAGTGATCGGGCATACCGACAATACGACGATCCCGAAAGAATCCTCGCTC from Brevinematales bacterium includes the following:
- the flgE gene encoding flagellar hook protein FlgE, whose translation is MMRSLYSAVSGLQNHQMKMDVLGNNVANVNTVGFKTGRVTFQDILSQTITGAAKPTDDRGGLNPKQIGLGMSIASIDTLMRQGSVQTTGKNTDLAIQGEGFFVMKKGDLTFYTRAGNFLLDKDGELVNPNGLKVQGWKSQELENGEVFTNTNGPLQDVIIPIQGKLEAKETLLVKFRSNLNANIPVLGQNPTQDELLTQTWDAPINIYDRYGNSSQMVVTFHKTDLNQWQAAVKIAGVADQDVKVSIGAPKIDTNNTFNVQFNTDGTIQSAAEAAGATPQIDAEGDLVVTVTYNMPDGTQHTYDMLLGTSGQVADSITQFAAQSSTKAYYQNGNTMGYLSAFKIDDSGTITGVYDNGVNKELGKIALATFVNPMGLEKAGNSMFVETNNSGYANVGQAGTMDRGIMTAGALEMSNVDLSETFVDMIVTERGFQANSRVVTTSDDMLREILSLKR
- a CDS encoding flagellar FlbD family protein — its product is MIDLTRLNDTTISINPFMIEMMEQTPDTVIQFNSGHKIVVKEKVGQIQKTVQKYFSRLIAEGIKNAKKE
- a CDS encoding motility protein A, translated to MEKGTVFGSIGGMILLIAGMWIGSGDLSIYGDISSVFITFGGSIGALLVSTPWKHLGNMLKLMRMAYKEKSVDPSATIETLVTFAEKARKEGVLSLEEDVEEIPDIFLRRAIQLVVDGTDPEIDKRIMYNEIDQMEGRHAEGKKIFDDWGYMMPSFGMIGTLIGLIAMLRNLDDKASIGKNMGIALITTLYGAVGANLFSIPIANKLSYFNGMDVLMKEIIVEGVLSIQAGDNPAILREKLNSFMAVSMRTQQAKD
- a CDS encoding OmpA family protein, with translation MTDEGRAKKCPAPANSTPAWMTTFGDMNSLLLTFFIAMLTTAEIDGRELRLILSAFEGTFGMMDGGMTLSQGDLAEMGQNIENLPSPDVGSQLSKAIKQIAEILEPELKSKKVRLEKVVNGYKITLVGDIYFKPGSAEIDYKEGEKILMQLGAALTKIPPTGFNIEVVGHTDNKAVSPDASIPSLYASAWELSTARACTVVKIFQAAGVNPSLVTALGRGEQDPLMPNDTPEGRAYNRRVDIYITEE
- a CDS encoding OmpA family protein, whose protein sequence is MADREKKCPAPANSTPAWMTTFGDMNSLLLTFFIAMLTSAEIEGRELRLILSAFEGQIGFLEGGSTLAPGSIPDMGFSIESLPSRDKADKLAKAVKEINMLLKPELKDKKVTIEETQKGLKLSISSDVLFAPGSAAIDYDEGREILRKIAEMIKEITEKDFSIEVIGHTDNTTIPKESSLYEKFPSNWELSTARACSVVSYFIDFGLDPGLMYAEGKAEFDSVYPNDTAEGRMYNRRIDIYITLEKMKT